In the Arachis ipaensis cultivar K30076 chromosome B10, Araip1.1, whole genome shotgun sequence genome, one interval contains:
- the LOC107620637 gene encoding uncharacterized protein LOC107620637, producing MRRKVIAQKSSGRRKSEKAREPSVEEEVEESQTSPPPSSPKRTTPHASGKSSKKAKDFEFHETREPTNLGSMEFKNKFHKPHSHFDPARFSTCAAFEFHKEVIEKRHLCLSYLVNLESLASKRIDLQPMFEGLKWTPLLHIHKLITLNSETISAALGYIDEGPKVYMSDKWDSHVGVTYKQVIHQICENLSGLDGTIPTHKALGQTNSLLHRIITHILTPQSGSHNRVTVSDCLIIFALVTSTPISFSYIMIRHIWESVKSTKKANLPYGMFLTCIFEYFKVDLTNEAVENKVSKIRAGGTAKKGKKSVASDDDFESHPESSRMTGSRREILTEFINMSDLMVQFHKSARKLAYEHESAWKKCQERVSLMLEKFEGEAGNDEDEEEYDFNLFDD from the coding sequence ATGAGGCGCAAGGTCATTGCTCAAAAATCCTCTGGAAGAAGAAAGAGCGAGAAGGCGAGGGAGCCAAGCGTTGAGGAAGAAGTAGAGGAGTCTCAGACCTCACCTCCTCCATCATCGCCGAAGAGAACCACTCCTCATGCATCAGGGAAGAGCTCCAAGAAGGCAAAGGACTTCGAGTTCCATGAGACCAGAGAACCCACGAACCTTGGGTCAATGGAGTTCAAAAACAAGTTTCACAAGCCACACTCACATTTCGATCCTGCCAGATTCTCTACATGTGCTGCGTTTGAATTCCACAAGGAAGTCATTGAGAAAAGGCATTTGTGTCTCTCTTACCTAGTGAATCTCGAGTCTCTAGCATCCAAACGAATCGACTTACAACCCATGTTTGAAGGTCTCAAATGGACACCTCTGCTCCATATTCATAAACTGATCACTCTGAACTCTGAAACCATCTCTGCTGCCCTTGGATACATTGATGAAGGGCCAAAGGTCTACATGAGTGATAAATGGGACTCGCATGTTGGAGTTACATACAAGCAAGTCATTCATCAAATCTGTGAAAATTTGTCTGGTCTGGATGGAACTATTCCGACTCATAAAGCCCTGGGACAAACTAACTCTCTGCTGCACCGCATCATCACACACATTCTCACTCCTCAAAGTGGATCTCACAATAGGGTAACCGTATCTGACTGTCTTATTATATTTGCTCTTGTTACTTCAACTCCCATCTCTTTTAGCTATATTATGATTCGTCACATATGGGAATCCGTGAAAAGTACAAAAAAGGCCAATTTACCCTATGgaatgtttcttacatgcatttttgagtactttaaggtagaCTTAACAAATGAGGCTGTTGAGAATAAGGTCTCCAAGATCAGGGCAGGCGGGACTgcgaaaaagggaaagaaatcaGTGGCCTCTGATGATGATTTTGAAAGCCATCCCGAATCCTCAAGGATGACCGGGTCTCGCAGAGAAATTCTCACAGAATTCATCAATATGTCCGATCTCATGGTTCAATTTCACAAATCTGCTCGCAAACTTGCTTATGAGCATGAGTCGGCATGGAAGAAATGCCAAGAGAGGGTCAGTCTGATGTTGGAGAAATTTGAAGGAGAAGCTGGCAATGATGAAGATGAGGAGGAATATGACTTTAATCTGTTTGATGATTAA